A region from the Lentisphaera profundi genome encodes:
- a CDS encoding sigma-70 family RNA polymerase sigma factor, whose product MPQNYNTRETLLHKLKNSHDDQAWQEFNSIYQGFIWSILIKMSVPQADQSDLVQDVLIKAWKALPEFDYDRGRGKFRSWLSLVTSNVARSYFRIHNRHSQVFVNEESDQKVPAEIEAISLAEWKKFIAEKAWENIKPHLNDTLCQCFELISKGVDMHQIAEQMAIPYNTVCVYKKRVINRIAKEIAELEEQLG is encoded by the coding sequence ATGCCTCAAAACTACAATACCCGCGAAACCTTGCTGCATAAACTCAAGAATAGTCACGACGACCAGGCTTGGCAAGAGTTCAATAGTATTTATCAAGGCTTCATCTGGTCCATCCTAATCAAAATGAGTGTACCTCAAGCTGATCAGAGCGATTTGGTTCAAGATGTACTCATCAAAGCCTGGAAAGCCCTTCCCGAATTTGACTACGATCGTGGCCGCGGAAAATTCCGTTCTTGGCTTAGTCTCGTGACCAGTAATGTCGCACGATCTTATTTCAGAATTCATAATCGTCACTCACAAGTCTTTGTCAACGAAGAATCTGACCAAAAAGTACCGGCCGAAATCGAAGCTATAAGCCTCGCCGAATGGAAAAAATTCATTGCCGAAAAAGCTTGGGAAAACATTAAACCTCATCTTAATGATACCCTCTGCCAATGTTTTGAACTCATTTCAAAGGGCGTCGACATGCATCAAATCGCAGAACAAATGGCTATCCCCTATAACACCGTATGCGTCTATAAAAAACGCGTTATTAATAGAATTGCCAAGGAAATTGCCGAGCTCGAAGAACAACTCGGTTAA
- a CDS encoding GntR family transcriptional regulator: MSKDSELARGRGKKTFLYRQFADIIRKEIEDGKYLPGERLPSMDDLSVRYNLNKITVRRSLQELADAGLLYSVPAQGTFVSEFSGATKLSETAQSSDILNIGLISNVLIPGSTGPYHMSVLEGIRSEIGRHDANFILLPAPGSRERKEILKMIHGANLSGVIYMGPVPQSFLEQLIKDGPPSIVVDYHFHGLAADVVQADNREGGFIALKALIDKGCKKIAIIAGDREQSATHDRLDGVKAALNAFGIGVDTVPVEYSDFQINGGYEAMSKLASDMPDGVFCMNDEMALGACRFLKESLGDNFIDKVSVVGFDDINWAPLVHPALSTVSIDKEAMGRIIAKRLFERIENPEIPRCVTLMPPSFISRETL, encoded by the coding sequence ATGAGTAAAGATAGTGAATTAGCCCGTGGACGTGGTAAGAAAACATTTTTATATAGGCAGTTTGCCGATATCATTCGCAAAGAAATAGAAGATGGTAAATACTTGCCTGGTGAACGCTTGCCATCGATGGATGATTTATCAGTACGCTATAACCTTAATAAAATCACTGTACGACGCTCTCTTCAAGAATTGGCAGATGCAGGATTACTCTATTCAGTTCCAGCGCAGGGCACTTTTGTTTCCGAATTTAGCGGAGCAACAAAACTATCAGAGACTGCACAATCTTCTGATATCCTCAATATAGGTCTCATTTCTAATGTACTTATTCCTGGATCGACGGGGCCCTATCACATGTCAGTTTTAGAGGGGATCCGCTCAGAAATTGGTCGTCATGATGCCAACTTTATTTTATTGCCTGCACCGGGGAGTCGCGAGCGTAAAGAAATCTTGAAAATGATTCATGGAGCTAATTTATCTGGTGTTATTTATATGGGTCCAGTTCCTCAGTCATTCTTGGAGCAACTTATCAAAGATGGCCCACCCTCGATTGTCGTGGATTATCATTTTCATGGATTAGCAGCGGATGTAGTACAAGCCGATAATCGTGAAGGTGGTTTTATTGCTTTGAAGGCACTAATTGATAAAGGTTGTAAGAAAATTGCCATTATTGCTGGTGATAGAGAACAGTCGGCAACTCATGATCGCCTCGATGGAGTTAAAGCGGCATTAAATGCTTTTGGTATTGGAGTAGATACTGTGCCAGTTGAGTACTCAGATTTTCAGATTAACGGTGGTTATGAAGCCATGTCTAAGCTTGCATCAGATATGCCTGATGGTGTTTTTTGTATGAATGATGAGATGGCCTTGGGTGCTTGCCGTTTCTTGAAAGAATCATTAGGTGATAACTTTATTGATAAGGTTTCGGTCGTGGGCTTCGATGATATCAATTGGGCGCCCTTAGTTCATCCAGCTTTGAGTACCGTATCAATTGATAAAGAAGCGATGGGACGAATCATTGCTAAAAGATTATTTGAGCGTATTGAAAATCCTGAAATACCTAGGTGTGTAACGTTGATGCCACCATCGTTTATTTCACGAGAAACGCTATAA
- a CDS encoding MFS transporter: MEVVSEKSESGIDEVLESVHYNTKDEDRISFANKCAYSSGIIVNNLLGTAIGAMMIVFNLGLGMDPFKAGLLAALPRLCDAFTDPLMGYISDNFSSKWGRRRPFIFFGSIATGLLFMLLWRLPVDQGLDYVWWYFLIGSVIFYGAYTIFATPLVALGYEMTPDYHERTRLMGFTSVAGNLVYFATPWFFSFMKNDQWFDTMADAAFVLGLIIGGITIVLGLIPAIFLKERKVEFIEPCSKEKTSLLKVLSGFFKGFISTLKFRPFLLLCMAAFLIFNSFMLIMSFQTYIATYYLFAGDMKQGAYYMGMIGVITTVSTYIVILFATWMATKVGKRKAFFICMSCSVVGYILRWFCYSKNMPWLMFLPAPLVAFGMGSLFTLINSMVADVCDLDELQSYERREGMFGSIFWWVIKLGLALALALSGMLLNISGFDVELGANQSDRALFLLRIFDVAIPLVATIIAIWAIWSYKITEQKAHDIRAQLEKRRALKAS; encoded by the coding sequence ATGGAAGTTGTGAGCGAGAAGAGTGAAAGCGGCATAGATGAAGTTCTTGAGTCAGTTCATTACAATACCAAAGACGAAGATAGAATTAGCTTTGCCAATAAATGTGCTTACAGTAGTGGTATCATTGTAAATAATTTACTAGGTACAGCCATCGGGGCGATGATGATTGTCTTTAATTTGGGCTTGGGTATGGATCCCTTTAAAGCAGGTTTATTGGCGGCCTTACCGCGTTTGTGCGATGCCTTTACCGATCCCTTGATGGGTTATATAAGTGATAACTTTAGTTCGAAATGGGGACGCCGACGTCCCTTTATATTTTTCGGTTCAATCGCCACGGGCTTATTATTTATGCTCTTGTGGCGTCTTCCTGTGGATCAGGGCTTGGATTATGTATGGTGGTACTTTTTAATTGGCTCGGTTATTTTTTATGGGGCCTATACTATTTTTGCGACTCCCTTAGTAGCGCTCGGTTATGAAATGACACCGGATTATCACGAACGTACGCGATTGATGGGATTTACGAGTGTAGCAGGTAATTTAGTTTATTTTGCCACTCCATGGTTTTTCTCTTTCATGAAAAATGATCAATGGTTTGATACCATGGCTGATGCCGCCTTTGTTTTGGGCTTAATCATTGGTGGAATAACAATTGTTTTGGGTCTGATACCAGCTATTTTTTTAAAAGAGAGGAAGGTGGAATTTATCGAGCCATGCTCGAAAGAAAAAACGAGTCTTTTAAAAGTCCTTAGCGGATTTTTTAAAGGTTTTATTTCGACACTGAAGTTTCGCCCTTTTTTACTCTTGTGCATGGCTGCTTTTTTAATTTTCAACAGCTTCATGCTGATAATGAGTTTCCAAACCTATATTGCGACTTATTACCTATTTGCAGGGGATATGAAACAAGGAGCCTATTACATGGGGATGATCGGTGTGATCACCACGGTATCTACCTATATCGTGATTCTTTTTGCGACATGGATGGCGACTAAGGTAGGCAAGAGAAAAGCGTTTTTTATCTGCATGAGCTGTTCTGTTGTGGGTTATATTCTAAGATGGTTTTGTTATTCAAAAAACATGCCTTGGTTAATGTTTTTACCCGCCCCCTTAGTAGCTTTTGGTATGGGCTCACTATTCACCCTGATTAATTCAATGGTAGCAGATGTCTGTGATTTAGATGAATTGCAATCCTATGAACGCCGAGAAGGAATGTTTGGCTCTATTTTTTGGTGGGTGATCAAACTGGGTTTAGCCTTAGCACTTGCCCTTTCAGGCATGCTTTTAAATATCAGTGGATTCGACGTAGAATTGGGAGCCAATCAAAGTGATCGGGCTTTGTTTTTATTGCGTATCTTTGATGTCGCAATTCCCTTAGTGGCCACAATTATAGCTATTTGGGCAATCTGGTCTTATAAAATCACAGAGCAGAAGGCTCATGATATTCGTGCGCAGTTAGAAAAGCGCCGAGCCTTAAAAGCATCGTAA
- a CDS encoding arylsulfatase, with protein sequence MKFIFLSFFIFLNLFSAEKPNIVFILVDDMGYSDLGCYGSEISTPNIDSLAENGLRFTQMYNTSKCFPSRACLLTGVYAQQSGMDKKHAAMLNAVTLGEVLKTAGYRTLASGKHHGTENLFERGFDHYYGLRDGASNMWNPGNKRDGEASPGNKGLNRYWCDDEKTYAPYTPEDKNFHATDAFTHKALEWLDEKELDSQPFFLYLSYTAPHYPLHAWPEDIAKQKGKYDRGYEVIQNERYQRMVKMGVIDPHKSPLAKWPGKNWTQNKGVELEKEKRRMEIYAAMIEQLDHNVGKVISKLKALAKYKNTLIMFASDNGAWSGRSGAKTQSTKLEDFGTVASYETVGKSWATVQNTPLRNWKHYSHEGGIRTPFIVHWPGKISSPGTFNREPSHFIDIMATYVDLTQAQYPSNITPMQGISLLPALQNKSLQRTQPLFWQWLRGGGVRDQNWKAVYWSNQWELFDMSKDQNESNNLASQYPEKLEAMKKSYHAWYKEAKQK encoded by the coding sequence ATGAAGTTCATTTTCCTTTCTTTCTTCATCTTTTTAAATCTTTTTTCCGCAGAAAAACCCAATATCGTTTTTATCCTCGTTGATGATATGGGCTATTCAGATCTCGGATGTTATGGAAGTGAAATCTCTACACCGAATATTGATTCACTAGCTGAAAATGGTTTGCGTTTCACTCAAATGTATAATACCTCTAAGTGCTTCCCTTCGCGTGCTTGTTTACTCACCGGTGTCTACGCTCAACAATCGGGCATGGATAAAAAACATGCTGCCATGCTAAATGCGGTCACTCTAGGTGAAGTTCTCAAAACGGCTGGCTATCGCACATTGGCTTCAGGCAAACATCATGGTACCGAAAATCTTTTTGAACGTGGCTTTGATCATTACTACGGTTTACGCGATGGAGCTTCAAACATGTGGAACCCCGGCAATAAACGAGACGGTGAAGCCTCTCCAGGAAATAAGGGTCTAAATCGCTATTGGTGTGATGATGAAAAAACTTATGCGCCCTACACTCCCGAAGACAAAAACTTTCATGCGACAGATGCTTTTACCCATAAAGCCCTAGAATGGCTCGATGAAAAAGAACTTGATTCTCAACCATTCTTTCTCTACCTTTCTTACACTGCGCCCCACTACCCCCTTCACGCTTGGCCAGAAGATATCGCTAAACAGAAAGGCAAATATGATCGAGGTTATGAAGTCATTCAGAATGAACGTTATCAACGCATGGTGAAAATGGGCGTCATTGATCCCCATAAGAGTCCTCTGGCAAAATGGCCGGGGAAAAATTGGACTCAAAACAAAGGTGTGGAACTTGAAAAAGAAAAACGCCGCATGGAAATTTATGCCGCCATGATTGAGCAGCTTGATCACAATGTGGGCAAAGTCATTTCCAAACTTAAAGCTTTAGCTAAGTACAAAAATACTCTCATCATGTTTGCTTCAGATAACGGTGCCTGGTCAGGCCGTAGCGGTGCTAAAACTCAATCCACTAAGCTCGAAGACTTCGGAACTGTCGCAAGTTATGAGACCGTAGGCAAGTCCTGGGCGACAGTTCAAAATACTCCCTTACGCAATTGGAAACACTATTCCCACGAAGGGGGTATTCGCACTCCCTTTATCGTTCACTGGCCGGGAAAAATATCTTCCCCCGGAACTTTCAATCGCGAGCCTAGTCATTTTATTGATATCATGGCCACTTATGTTGATCTAACTCAAGCTCAATACCCTTCCAATATCACCCCTATGCAAGGCATCAGTCTTTTACCCGCCCTTCAAAATAAAAGCCTTCAACGAACTCAGCCCTTGTTTTGGCAATGGCTAAGAGGTGGTGGTGTACGAGATCAAAACTGGAAAGCCGTTTACTGGAGTAATCAGTGGGAACTCTTTGATATGTCTAAAGATCAAAATGAATCCAATAACCTCGCATCTCAATATCCAGAAAAGCTCGAAGCCATGAAAAAATCTTATCATGCTTGGTACAAAGAAGCTAAGCAAAAATGA
- a CDS encoding arylsulfatase, with translation MKFIFLSFFIFLNLFSAEKPNIVFILVDDMGYSDLGCYGSEISTPNIDSLAQNGLRYTQMYNTSKCFPSRACLLTGVYAQQSGMDKKHAAMLNAVTLGEVLKTAGYRTLAAGKHHGTENLYERGFDHYYGLRDGASNMWNPGKQRSGEATPGNKGRTRYWCDDEKTIPNYTPEDRNFHVTDAFTHKALEWLDEKELDSQPFFLYLSYTAPHYPLHAWPEDIAKQKGKYDRGYEVIQNERYNRMVEMGIIDPHKSPLAKWPGKNWTQNKGIELEKEKRRMEIYAAMIEQLDHNVGKVISKLKALGKYKNTLIMFASDNGACSEGSGAKTQSTKLEDFGTVASYETVGKSWASVQNTPLRNWKNYSHEGGIRTPFIVHWPGKISSPGTFNREPVHFIDIMSTYVELTAATYPTDVTPMQGTSLLPTFKGKEIKRSKSLFWQWQRGGAIRDKNWKAVFWNKNWELFDMSKDQNEAHDLASQYPEKLQAMKKSYHAWYKEAKQK, from the coding sequence ATGAAGTTCATTTTCCTTTCTTTCTTCATCTTTTTAAATCTTTTTTCCGCAGAAAAACCCAACATCGTTTTTATCCTCGTTGATGATATGGGCTATTCAGATCTCGGATGTTATGGAAGTGAAATCTCTACACCGAATATTGATTCACTAGCTCAAAATGGATTGCGCTATACGCAAATGTATAATACATCTAAGTGCTTCCCTTCGCGTGCTTGTTTACTCACCGGTGTCTACGCTCAACAATCTGGCATGGATAAAAAACATGCTGCCATGCTAAATGCGGTCACTCTAGGTGAAGTTCTCAAAACGGCTGGCTATCGTACTCTTGCTGCCGGCAAACATCATGGTACTGAAAATCTTTACGAACGAGGCTTTGATCATTACTATGGCCTCAGAGATGGTGCCTCAAATATGTGGAATCCTGGGAAGCAACGTTCAGGCGAAGCTACACCCGGTAATAAGGGTCGCACTCGTTATTGGTGTGATGACGAAAAAACTATCCCCAACTACACTCCCGAAGATCGCAATTTCCATGTAACAGATGCTTTTACCCATAAAGCCTTAGAATGGCTCGATGAAAAAGAACTTGATTCTCAACCATTCTTTCTCTACCTTTCTTACACTGCACCTCATTACCCTCTTCATGCTTGGCCAGAAGATATCGCTAAACAGAAAGGCAAATATGATCGAGGCTACGAAGTCATTCAGAATGAACGTTATAATCGTATGGTGGAAATGGGAATTATTGATCCCCATAAGAGTCCTCTGGCAAAATGGCCAGGGAAAAATTGGACTCAAAACAAAGGCATTGAACTCGAAAAAGAAAAACGTCGCATGGAAATTTATGCCGCCATGATTGAGCAGCTTGATCACAATGTGGGCAAAGTCATTTCCAAACTTAAAGCTTTAGGAAAGTACAAAAATACTCTCATCATGTTTGCTTCAGATAACGGTGCCTGCTCAGAAGGTAGCGGTGCTAAAACTCAATCCACTAAGCTCGAAGACTTCGGAACTGTCGCAAGTTATGAGACCGTAGGCAAGTCCTGGGCGTCGGTTCAAAATACTCCTCTTCGCAATTGGAAAAACTATTCCCACGAAGGGGGCATTCGCACTCCTTTTATCGTTCACTGGCCGGGAAAAATATCTTCACCCGGAACTTTCAATCGTGAGCCTGTACACTTCATCGATATCATGAGTACTTATGTCGAACTGACAGCAGCGACTTATCCAACAGATGTCACTCCCATGCAGGGAACGAGTCTACTTCCCACATTTAAAGGAAAAGAAATAAAGCGGAGCAAGTCACTCTTCTGGCAATGGCAAAGAGGCGGTGCCATCCGTGACAAAAACTGGAAAGCTGTTTTCTGGAATAAGAATTGGGAACTCTTTGATATGTCTAAAGATCAAAATGAGGCTCATGACCTTGCATCTCAATATCCAGAAAAGCTCCAAGCCATGAAAAAATCTTATCATGCTTGGTACAAAGAAGCGAAGCAAAAATGA
- a CDS encoding alpha/beta hydrolase family protein, whose amino-acid sequence MKFFFLIAILLILLPQDLLSREKWPTYAQDIKYKTSIDQSLQAMMIYKAKAQKKRPLLVALHSWSGNYRQTGWQNDALQWCHENDWNFIHPNFRGANSNPDACGSEKAVQDIIDAVKYMQHDSLVDSDRIYLIGSSGGGHAALLLAGRAPQIWAGVSAWVPISDLNAWWAQKNKQKSKYARNIEKVAGGKPDNDASAHEQARLRSPLSYLHLAKKVNIDISAGISDGHKGGSVPFTHSLYAFNQVVPDKEKIPEAIIEKFYRTQSLPVELKAPQADPLYGKKHLIYRQESLHARINIFQGGHEIISHAALNWLKEQRKNKDAVWHSKHIHTLRSSQKNHPSGL is encoded by the coding sequence ATGAAATTTTTTTTCCTCATAGCTATCTTATTAATACTTCTGCCGCAAGACCTTTTGTCTCGAGAGAAATGGCCGACTTATGCTCAGGATATTAAGTATAAGACTAGCATCGATCAGAGCTTACAAGCTATGATGATCTACAAAGCCAAAGCTCAAAAAAAACGTCCTTTATTAGTCGCTCTACATTCATGGTCAGGCAACTATAGACAAACAGGATGGCAAAACGATGCTCTACAGTGGTGCCATGAGAATGACTGGAATTTCATACATCCCAATTTTCGCGGAGCTAACTCAAATCCAGATGCCTGTGGATCGGAAAAAGCTGTGCAAGATATAATAGATGCCGTCAAATACATGCAACATGATTCTCTAGTAGATTCGGATAGGATTTACTTAATCGGAAGTTCTGGCGGTGGTCACGCAGCCTTGCTTCTAGCGGGTCGTGCTCCGCAAATCTGGGCAGGTGTTTCTGCTTGGGTTCCCATTTCTGATCTCAACGCATGGTGGGCTCAAAAAAATAAACAAAAATCCAAATATGCTCGTAATATCGAGAAAGTTGCGGGTGGCAAACCTGATAATGATGCAAGCGCTCATGAGCAAGCTCGCTTACGTTCGCCTCTAAGTTATTTACACTTAGCCAAGAAAGTCAATATCGATATTAGTGCGGGCATTAGCGATGGACACAAAGGTGGCAGCGTACCTTTTACTCATTCATTGTATGCCTTTAATCAAGTCGTTCCCGATAAAGAAAAAATCCCTGAAGCTATCATCGAGAAATTTTATCGAACTCAATCATTACCTGTAGAACTTAAAGCGCCTCAAGCTGATCCTTTATATGGTAAAAAACATCTGATTTATCGCCAAGAAAGTCTCCACGCAAGAATCAATATCTTTCAGGGTGGTCACGAAATAATCTCTCATGCAGCACTCAACTGGCTCAAAGAACAAAGGAAAAACAAAGACGCCGTATGGCACAGTAAACACATTCACACCTTGCGATCCTCGCAAAAAAATCATCCATCAGGACTTTAA
- a CDS encoding 3-keto-disaccharide hydrolase produces MKKLFLTLFTLCSSAFALENAGQEWQEKTKKSYWSTQDKVIIGENADKKKSVLWTSKKFSDYELVVKFKTESKDYDSGVFLRGPSHQVQIGVSRSLKKDLTACIYAPVDKKGKYPAASDQVKELHKLGEWNEMKITVKGKNIQVTLNGTQTVNYDAVKLKESGPIGLQLHPGVHQKIEFEILSLKEL; encoded by the coding sequence ATGAAAAAATTATTTCTCACTCTCTTCACTCTATGCTCATCTGCATTCGCACTAGAAAATGCGGGCCAAGAATGGCAAGAAAAAACGAAGAAATCTTATTGGTCGACTCAAGACAAAGTCATCATCGGTGAAAATGCTGATAAGAAAAAATCGGTTCTCTGGACCTCTAAAAAATTCTCTGATTACGAACTGGTGGTCAAATTCAAAACTGAGTCAAAAGACTATGACTCAGGCGTCTTTCTCCGCGGCCCGAGCCATCAGGTCCAAATTGGTGTTTCGCGCTCACTAAAAAAAGACCTCACTGCCTGTATATATGCGCCCGTGGACAAAAAAGGAAAGTATCCTGCAGCTAGTGATCAAGTCAAAGAACTTCACAAACTCGGTGAATGGAACGAAATGAAAATCACTGTGAAAGGCAAAAATATCCAAGTCACCCTCAATGGAACTCAGACAGTCAATTATGATGCCGTAAAACTAAAAGAAAGTGGCCCCATTGGCCTTCAGCTTCATCCTGGCGTTCACCAAAAAATAGAGTTCGAAATCCTCTCATTAAAAGAACTATAA
- a CDS encoding sulfatase-like hydrolase/transferase, with product MNKLLKYYFYSLLPLLSLLPLFAADKKPNILYIFTDDQSHRSVSSYEEAHDWVQTPHIDKLAESGMSFTHCYTGTWCQPSRLSALTGLLQHAANSFKITKYPMASYDPKKLPFFPAVLRKNGYETACIGKWHLGEDVGHGRDWDYSVIWDRGGPRKNISAYFHNTLVRTNGGERKALGGYSTDRYTELAVDYIEDKKDSPKPWYLWLCYGGVHGPYTPADRHKDIYTDVKVDVPSDVFGPRPTKPEHLKNMTRWKKGEDGVPKGFDKQVKKYHRAVKSLDDGVGKLMQALKESGQLENTIVIFTSDQGFAWGQHGSKEKWLPYDANIRAPLIIKAPGLTQAGTISSEAVNGVDIVSTIHDLSTVQTEWKMHGRSLMPLLKEPEHKLESPMLLINTTYQYGQMINDELKKKNYDAFKRRGLYAWMMMRDGKYKYIRHFKDNVIEELYDLEKDPEELNNLAVNPEYKTLLKKLRAKNIEEFKKKDASFLELLPPPKSI from the coding sequence ATGAATAAACTACTGAAATACTATTTTTATAGCCTCCTCCCTCTGCTCTCCTTGCTACCCCTTTTTGCCGCCGATAAAAAGCCAAATATCCTCTACATCTTTACTGATGACCAAAGTCATCGCTCGGTATCTTCTTATGAAGAGGCTCATGATTGGGTACAAACTCCCCATATTGATAAGTTAGCAGAATCTGGCATGAGCTTCACTCATTGCTACACGGGAACCTGGTGTCAGCCTTCACGACTCAGTGCACTTACCGGCTTGCTTCAACATGCGGCCAATAGTTTTAAAATCACTAAGTACCCCATGGCTAGCTATGACCCAAAAAAGCTTCCTTTTTTCCCTGCTGTCTTAAGAAAAAATGGCTACGAAACTGCCTGTATCGGCAAATGGCACCTCGGTGAAGATGTGGGCCATGGTCGCGACTGGGATTACTCCGTCATTTGGGATCGTGGTGGTCCTAGAAAGAATATATCCGCCTACTTTCACAACACCTTGGTTCGCACTAATGGTGGTGAACGCAAAGCTCTGGGAGGCTATAGCACAGACCGCTACACAGAATTAGCTGTAGATTATATCGAAGATAAAAAAGACTCCCCAAAGCCTTGGTATTTGTGGCTATGTTATGGCGGTGTCCATGGGCCTTACACTCCAGCCGATCGCCACAAAGATATTTATACTGATGTGAAAGTTGATGTCCCCTCAGATGTTTTTGGACCTCGCCCCACTAAACCTGAACATTTGAAAAATATGACTCGTTGGAAAAAAGGTGAAGATGGAGTGCCAAAAGGCTTTGATAAACAAGTTAAAAAATATCACAGAGCCGTAAAATCTTTGGATGATGGTGTGGGAAAACTTATGCAGGCACTCAAAGAAAGTGGGCAGCTAGAAAACACTATTGTTATCTTCACCTCTGATCAAGGCTTTGCTTGGGGTCAGCACGGCTCCAAAGAAAAGTGGTTGCCCTATGACGCCAATATTCGCGCCCCCTTAATCATCAAAGCACCAGGCTTAACTCAAGCGGGTACAATTAGCTCAGAAGCCGTGAATGGCGTTGATATAGTCAGTACAATCCATGACTTATCTACTGTGCAAACTGAATGGAAGATGCACGGACGAAGTCTCATGCCTTTGCTGAAAGAGCCAGAACATAAGCTCGAGTCTCCGATGCTGCTCATCAATACCACTTACCAATATGGCCAGATGATTAATGACGAACTGAAAAAGAAAAACTATGATGCCTTCAAACGCCGAGGACTCTATGCTTGGATGATGATGCGCGACGGCAAATATAAATACATTCGTCATTTTAAAGATAATGTCATTGAGGAACTCTATGACCTCGAAAAAGACCCCGAAGAACTCAATAACCTCGCCGTCAATCCAGAGTACAAAACTTTACTCAAAAAACTACGCGCTAAAAATATCGAAGAATTCAAAAAGAAAGACGCCTCTTTTTTAGAATTATTACCCCCGCCTAAAAGTATATAA